Genomic window (Akkermansiaceae bacterium):
ATGGCATTTTCAAAAGAATCGCGCGGGCGGACAGGAACAGGCGCTCAATGTGTTCCACCAGACGGAATACACGACCGTTGTAGAAACGGATCCCTTCGAAGATACCATCGCCATACAGCAAGCCGTGGTCAAAGACGGAGACCTTGGCTTCGGATTCATCGAGGAGTTGGCCGTCAAGCCAGATTTTTTTGGAATCGCTCATGGGTGTGTCGTTATGGGTTATTCGTTATCAGCAATTAATAGAATGAGACGCCGGGTGCCGTCTGGATGGTGGATTTCCCGGCGGGGTTAAAGCACGGATTTACGGATTTGAACACGTCTTTTTTCATGCCATGACAGCATCCTTGCCAATGATTCCATCCTTGATGACCAGTTTCCTGTCGCCGTGGACCGCCAAGCCCTCATCGTGGGTGACAACCACAAGTGTCGCGTCGTCTTCATCGGCCAATGACAGCAGCATATCCATCACCTGGGAGCCGTTCCTTGAGTCGAGGTTTCCGGTCGGCTCATCGGCAAAGATAATCTGGGGTGAATTCACCAGGGCGCGGGCGATGGCCACCCGTTGCTGCTCACCGCCACTGAGTTCCGCCGGCAGGTGGTCGATCCGTTTGGCCAGTCCGACCCGCTCAAGTGACTCCTGGGCCTTGGCGATGAGGTCCCTTCCTCCGATCATGGCGGGAACCATGACATTCTCCAATGCCGTCAACTCGGGCATCAGATAGTAGTTTTGAAAAATATACGCCATCTTCCGGTTGCGGACCTCTGCCTGCTGCCGACGGCTCATCG
Coding sequences:
- a CDS encoding ABC transporter ATP-binding protein; the protein is MDSPAWIKAENLHRGYSVGKKRVEVLHGIDLDIHRGEKVFLCGPSGAGKTTLMYILAGLEKPEQGSVWVDGANLYTMSRRQQAEVRNRKMAYIFQNYYLMPELTALENVMVPAMIGGRDLIAKAQESLERVGLAKRIDHLPAELSGGEQQRVAIARALVNSPQIIFADEPTGNLDSRNGSQVMDMLLSLADEDDATLVVVTHDEGLAVHGDRKLVIKDGIIGKDAVMA